Within Paeniglutamicibacter psychrophenolicus, the genomic segment GTGCGGCCAGGCCATGAACCCCACCATGCCGGCCCCGGCTACCCTTCATCCTCTGGGCATACGGCCGCTTCCCATCAGGATCCGCTTGTTTCCGGATGAAACCACCAAGTCGTTTCTGCGCCGACTGGAAGACGCCAACGCGGTGCGTCCGGGCGAGCTGAGGAAGGCCCTGCAGAAGATCCCCGGGTCCTGGATCGAGACGATCTCGCTTTGGTGCGACCAACCACTTGTTTCCCTCGACTACGCCATGCCGCAGCTCGGGTTGCAGCAACATGGCCTGATCAACCCGAGGCACTTTGCCGGCCGCCGGGCCCACCGCGTCCACGGACTTGCCTGCCACCGCTGCGCCTTGGCACACGATGCGGGCAGTTTCGTGGAAATCTACACGACCCATCAACACGCCATCTGTCCCAAGCACGGTCTCTGGATCGGCGAAGGAACTGCCACCCCGGAAGACCAGCTATCGATCGGTGCCTGCCCGGAAATACCCGCCGCCTGGCACCACCACAAAAATATCATCCAACGCCAGGGGCACACCCGCACCCGCAAGGCCTTTGAAACCTCAAGAACCATCAACTGGCAGTGGTACGACCAATTCCACCACTTCACCCACACAGCCGGCTTCTATGACGTTCTCGCCAGCAGCGGGTCCCACAGGGCAAGCCAGCAAGCACTGGTTGCCGCGTCGCTCTATCCCGCCATCGTGGAACTAACCGCGGCCCTGGCCAGCCCCTACTGGGCCAAGATTGCGCACTCGGAGCACCCCGAGGCCTTCCTGGACCGCGTCAGCACCAGCATGGCCGAAGGCTGGCGGCCCGCCGGGGCCCACGATCCCCTCCGCAGCTGGATGGAACGAAACTGGGACACCTGAACCCGCGGATCCGGCCCCAAACGGCACAGGGAAAGACACCGCGGTGCCCAAAAACCAGACATCCTCCCAAATGCCTCAGGTGTAATGAGACAAACCCCGATTTCCATCTCATTACATCTGAGGCAACCGCGGAAACCCGGGCCCATTTGCCTCACTTTAAACGAAAAAGGACAGTTGTCCTGTCTCATTACAGGTGAGGCACTCTCACTACACCCGCAGCATCTGGGTGTTTTTCTTTTACACTGGGTGCCATGGGACGCGCACTGTTGGCGTCCGACGTAGAAGCCGGGCCCAAGGATCCTGCCGGCTCCCTGATCTACAGGGAGCAATTTTCCTCCGCCACAACCAGCGGCCGAGAGTCAGATTCCTCGAAGATTCCGTTCGAAGATGGCCCCCCAATCCACAACGTCACCGTCTCCACTGGCCAACACAAGTTTGCGGGTTCGTCGTGGGCGACGAATCAGCACCAGGTCGGGTTTGACTCTTGGTGCGAACGAGACCAACTGTTCCTGCTGGACGTTGATTCCGAAGTTACGGGCTTGGCGACCCAACCGTTCAGACTCACCATGCCAAGGATGCCCTGTCGACGCGAGATTAGTGACCATCGCGTCCAGGTCGTGTCCGACTCGTGGGCTTCCGGAATTAGAGCCACCATCATGCACCTGTGCGCTACACACGAGCTTCTGGCCAGGCACAAATATCCGACTTCACACAACGGGTTCCCAGTCGCCTGCTCCACCACTCCCCCGAAAGTATCCCCCGGGAAGTTGGCCAGCGAGTTCGCGGACTTCCTCGGCCCATCCCAAAGCCCCCGGCAAAACGTCACCGATCAGCGCAACGTGTCAATGTCGCACTGTTGAGTCAATTTATCTAAGGAGTCCCCATGCGTGTTCTGGTCGTGAATCACGTCAGTCTCGACGGAGTTCTGCAAAGTCCGGGGCGAGCCGACGAAGATACCCGTGACGGTTTCCGGCACGGCGGCTGGGCCGAACAGGACAACGACCCGGCGATGCGTGCCGCCATGGGCGAGCGGATGGGTCAAGACTTCTCCTGGCTTTTTGGCCGACGCAGCTACGACGACATGCTCACCCACTGGAACCGGGTCGGCGGACCCTTCAAAGACGGCCTAAACCAGACAAGGAAATACGTCGCCTCCTCCACCCCCGACGCCGAACTCCCCTGGCCGAACTCCACGCTGCTGAGCGGCGACATTCCCGCTAAGGTGGCTGCGCTACGTGAGCAGCCCGGTGGCAACCTGGTAATCATGGGCAGCGGTCAACTGATCCGTTCCCTGCTCCCGCACGGTCTCGTCGACGAGCTGCTTCTCATGATTCACCCGCTCGTGCTCGGCTCCGGCCACCGCCTGTTCGGTCCGGACGATGAGGCGCACCGGATGAGGCTGGTCGCCTGCACCCCCACCGCCACGGGAGTGCTGATGGCGACATACCAACCGAACCAGCTGGCGTGAGAAGGCCAGGCATTCGCGAAACCCGTTGCCACGTGAAGGTATTCGCAAA encodes:
- a CDS encoding dihydrofolate reductase family protein — protein: MRVLVVNHVSLDGVLQSPGRADEDTRDGFRHGGWAEQDNDPAMRAAMGERMGQDFSWLFGRRSYDDMLTHWNRVGGPFKDGLNQTRKYVASSTPDAELPWPNSTLLSGDIPAKVAALREQPGGNLVIMGSGQLIRSLLPHGLVDELLLMIHPLVLGSGHRLFGPDDEAHRMRLVACTPTATGVLMATYQPNQLA